A DNA window from Helianthus annuus cultivar XRQ/B chromosome 15, HanXRQr2.0-SUNRISE, whole genome shotgun sequence contains the following coding sequences:
- the LOC110909677 gene encoding transcription factor bHLH117 codes for MDGSFQSLLLTGKYVIGDLDFPPDTTSDQTHIPTEMSYNKSLLPYASSSYDTFNENIQSAKTSESSSEYTTSMEFKRLKTAPSPELFNLNNIPTFMFNQLPDLRSIEPVNQHKYSPLFNHHTQQPTLTNYFTPTPPQQPPFPPLPPPPAKLSGTELAYKRRRTLSDKTRSLQKLLPVDRKMDMATIYEETYKYIMFLKAQISVLESMPVVSCSSSSSCLNLGSGNPRYGGLGKLNRQQVLEEVAEKRFR; via the exons atgGACGGAAGTTTCCAATCGCTTCTTCTCACCGGAAAATATGTCATCGGTGACCTTGATTTTCCACCGGACACAACTTCCGACCAGACACATATCCCTACCGAAATGAGTTACAACAAATCTCTGCTTCCGTACGCTTCATCATCGTATGACACATTCAACGAAAACATTCAAAGCGCAAAAACAAGTGAGAGTTCAAGCGAATACACCACATCAATGGAGTTCAAAAGGCTGAAAACCGCACCTTCACCGGAGTTATTCAACCTGAATAACATTCCTACTTTCATGTTCAACCAGTTACCAGATCTCCGATCAATCGAGCCAGTGAATCAACATAAGTATTCACCTCTGTTTAATCACCACACGCAACAACCGACGTTAACAAACTACTTCACTCCAACGCCACCGCAACAACCGCCGTTTCCTCCTCTTCCTCCTCCTCCGGCGAAGTTATCCGGAACAGAACTGGCATACAAACGACGCCGTACACTCAGCGACAAAACACGATCCTTACAAAAGCTGCTACCAGTGGACAGAAAAATGGATATGGCGACGATTTATGAAGAAACGTACAAGTATATTATGTTTCTGAAAGCGCAAATCAGTGTTCTGGAATCGATGCCTGTTGTGTCTTGTTCGTCATCGTCGTCGTGTTTGAATTTGGGATCTGGAAACCCTAGGTATGGTGGATTGGGGAAATTGAACAGGCAGCAGGTGCTTGAG GAGGTTGCTGAGAAGAGGTTTCGTTGA